CAACAAGTTGGTGATTTTGTCACCTAAACTTAAACCTTCTGTTTAGTGCCAAATATTCCACCATGGCTTAAAAGTCAAAACTACATAATGAGTAGTAAGTATATCACATCGAGATATATAATATTGAAGCACTGAATAAGAACCTTCGATAATGGCAAGAACAAACGCCGTTTTGTTTACTTCAATTTTCTGCAGTTGGAGGTACGCTTAATAAAGTCCAGCATTAATTAACGCCGAAACATTTGAAATAATGTTCCTTAATTTCCCTCTTGGTTGCTTCGTTTTCTTTTTCCACTGCAGACGTCGACTTATAAACTTTTAACTCTTGCACAATATTCTTCCATTCCAACTGCTTCAGTATATAActctttttattgaaattaaagtttttattttgtcaaCGCGCAAAACAAAAGGAAACGAAAATTCATCTTAGTACATCGATTTTAATCGGACAGAAACATAACACACATCAACCTTTAGACAACCTTATTCGTAGCAAAGACGGCATCAAAACCGTAAGTACCTTAAGTTGAGAGTTTTCAGCTTAATTTTCTTCTAAACAAAATAGACTCAAATTCATTCGTATCTTTCTTACTGTATAGAGAATTTTAGacctaataaaataagtattataCCAGAATCTTCTCTTAATAACATTGGAATCTTTGACATAATATTAAGAAAGATATATCCATCGCCACGTTCTCCTTCAGTGGTTGCAATTtggagagaaaggaagaaaagacaGATAAGACTCACATATAGAACCCGACCTTTGAGCCTGAAATGGCTGTACCAGAAGCTCCAACAGTCACTGGGCCCACCCTTCACCACCATTCTTAACCTTTAACCTAAAACTCGTCACAAATTATGTTGCCTGTTTTTTCCTCTCCTCAAGCACCCCTTTTTAAAACCATTTTTGTGCCATTATTTGGGGACACACACAAACACGAAGAGTCTACTCTTCCCTTGTCTGAGTAATAATTGAATATCTCTTCCCCCCATTGACAACCATAATTGCAACTCATTAAAGTCTCACCTTACCTATCTCATCATTTTCATTCATCCTCCTCCTGCACATCTACAATATCTCCCTTTATCATATAATGGCTATTCTCCCACCATCACGTGACACCCATCACACCAACTGCAACATCGTCAACGGACCAGATTTAAAGCCACGCCTCAAGCTCATTCCCTGTGAATTTCCATCCTTCACGATTTCACTCCCCTGCTCCACCCACCCACACACCAAGCACACCACCATGCTTCAAGACCAACCCAAATCAGATTTCTCAGGCATTCGTTCCCATCATTTTGATTCGGTAAATTTCCTAATTCTTCTACTATGCCAGCGtctccaaattttaaaaaatgccTTTTTTTTTCCGCCGGTTTCTGGCTATGGCcttatcatgtttttttttcttggcttttacctttttctcTTGCTGAAGCTGTTGGACTCAAATACTTCGCCCCAGTCAACGTTCTCGTCTACTTTGAGCTCGATTCAGGGGAGTCCTGAAGGTTCCTCTTCTGCTTCTTCCCCTTCTTATTCTTCTCAGGAACCGTCGCCTACCGGACATGAATTTTGTTGGGAAAGCGACTATGATACGATGAAGATGTTAGAGAAGATGAAGCTGGACGAAAGGGACAGTTCCGAATACCATCCTGGTTATGTGAATCAGAGGTTGGAGACCTCAAATGTTGGACTCCATTCACTCCTTCAGGAACAAATTCGAGCTATTCAAGTGAGATAACACTAACATTGATTTGacacccttttttttatttgttttggcAAAGCCATCAAGAAATTAAAAGCGTTAATCTTTCAGTTAAATTTAATCCGTCCATTTGCTTATTATAGTTGTCTGGGATCAGACAAGAGGAGATTCTGTCTCAGAAGCAAGACCCAACAGCATATGTAGGAAAAACTCAAAGGCAGATATCACAGCAATTTGAAAAGAAAGGTAAAGGAGTTAATGTCGGGTATGATTACGAAAGAAGGATTCGTCCACCATGGCAGCAGGGTCGTTCACACCAGCAAACTGGTTCGAGAGGCTCGTCATATTCTGGGACTGGTGTTTTCTTGCCCCGTGGAGAAACTAGTGCCCCGTTGGAGTCACGTAagagaccaggtatcgtttcaGTTCACGTAACATTTTGGCGCTTCTTCGTTTGAGTCACACGTTGTATGTTCAGCGGTCGTTGACTTAGGTAAATCCTGACGTAGAATTTCACCATACCCGATTGGTTTCCAGTATTTGGTTCAGATGTTTGAGACTTttgggtttttcttttaatttgaattaaaaaatgaatatttttgtttgatggTTTTTGATTTGAAAAGGTAAAGGATGCACCGCGGTTCTGATACCGGCAAGAGTAGTGCAGGCTTTGCAAGTCCACTTTGACCAAATGGCTGCCACGTGTGGGCCTACTAAACCTTCTGCCTTCCCTCCCCTGCATGGTACCTCCTTCTCATCCTCCTCTGGGACAAAAACACTTATATAAAATTTGCacactaattatttttatacaaaatttcaaatgtcttaacataaaaatcaaattctgattcaaaattttaaaaatataagagaggagtttcattatttaaaattcaatttttggttaaaaattaagaattgttattgttatagcttatttcttttttaaatttatgtttttttcttttaaatctggATCAACATCTCACTAGTGCAACTTTAATTGATACGATGTTCGATTGGATTAAGGTTAGGACATTATTAGCATTTAATTGATATGATGTCCGATTGGATTAAGGTTAAGACATTATTAGCacgattttttcttttatgttataGAAAAGTTACTCTCATATTAAAGttgattgtttttatttttttcatcattatttttaagattattgttttttaacatACGTATGTTACTCTTTAACTAACATTACTTGAGAGTCCAACTTTTCTTTATTAACGTATATTAGTTTATGTTAATTACGATCTTTTTggttaatatattaaatgagaTTATTTTGAAACTGATTTTCAACCGGTTTCTATCAAGATGTAGGCTATGATTATT
The Vigna angularis cultivar LongXiaoDou No.4 chromosome 5, ASM1680809v1, whole genome shotgun sequence genome window above contains:
- the LOC108319606 gene encoding uncharacterized protein LOC108319606 isoform X1 yields the protein MAILPPSRDTHHTNCNIVNGPDLKPRLKLIPCEFPSFTISLPCSTHPHTKHTTMLQDQPKSDFSGIRSHHFDSLLDSNTSPQSTFSSTLSSIQGSPEGSSSASSPSYSSQEPSPTGHEFCWESDYDTMKMLEKMKLDERDSSEYHPGYVNQRLETSNVGLHSLLQEQIRAIQLSGIRQEEILSQKQDPTAYVGKTQRQISQQFEKKGKGVNVGYDYERRIRPPWQQGRSHQQTGSRGSSYSGTGVFLPRGETSAPLESRKRPGKGCTAVLIPARVVQALQVHFDQMAATCGPTKPSAFPPLHDVLVSTSDGMYSLQNRQSQNQQQHMQNEMLLPQEWTY
- the LOC108319606 gene encoding uncharacterized protein LOC108319606 isoform X2 codes for the protein MAILPPSRDTHHTNCNIVNGPDLKPRLKLIPCEFPSFTISLPCSTHPHTKHTTMLQDQPKSDFSGIRSHHFDSLLDSNTSPQSTFSSTLSSIQGSPEGSSSASSPSYSSQEPSPTGHEFCWESDYDTMKMLEKMKLDERDSSEYHPGYVNQRLETSNVGLHSLLQEQIRAIQLSGIRQEEILSQKQDPTAYVGKTQRQISQQFEKKGKGVNVGYDYERRIRPPWQQGRSHQQTGSRGSSYSGTGVFLPRGETSAPLESRKRPGIVSVHVTFWRFFV